Proteins found in one Cobetia sp. L2A1 genomic segment:
- a CDS encoding GldG family protein → MRAILALIRRDLHQALTQGASWALLVVLAVLAPLGAFELGDLLARDRADLGALWQVLPWLLVLWTPLLALRGWPEERASGLLEWLSGLGLGPWRLATARLISASVLGWLGLLMTAPLLVLIQWLGTPDIGLLVSGYLGMALLILALASLGQALAVRAPSALSAWLGALVLGLVLMLPGTPAVTRQLAQHLAPHWVQLLDLISLPAHLTPFSEGRPTLMDAGYFVLLATAGLVLQARGLKQERSASGRAPQWLATLAIAFSMTAVLLACQRLPAMFTADGQNPLSTAHDLTETHQHSLSPASRLLLSRLDAPVTLTFAYSERFATDLPQLRELATRIQTRLAAFGRQPQVRLRRLDPAPDSDDFADLEAQGLTALSLPGGERMLFGLMVDGPHAERRAIPLLKAADINGLETHVARLIQEVSRTHPPRLGVISSLPVMGQPSLEQGRALGSWGLMDHLNARLRIDWLSGGDDPARPIKDQDALLVIAPRLLATATLEAISGYLDRGGRVLMLLDPLPEMLDQPAPASSALEALLARAGVRSAAGQVVADSQLVLPIGLMDGTRALNPTLLNVGKAQLSDAALNLNIDQLVMSSAGWLSPLSPAEKTVQDIEKRPVGEKEKRPESGGEGEGEGEDSPESQTSTPPLQWLIRGTDSTRLLPAERVYASRMDPRPLSGLTGVASGAGGLAVIAHWPDAKSSADAVSDHAMSGQLLIISDVDMASDRLWRREAADGSERALNANARWLENAIDLFAGSPELVALRARAHQVRELTRLHQLADSQSAAETRLRSDWQARLSALGETSVEGKAAAAGKRDALAAMQKAFDDALSRQQRQASAERDTFDRQLRQWTLLALPLALSVLGGWVCWRRKRLSRRRPTPSRTRPSSTDRGGDA, encoded by the coding sequence ATGAGAGCCATCCTCGCTTTGATCCGTCGTGATTTGCATCAAGCGCTAACGCAGGGTGCCAGCTGGGCATTGTTGGTAGTGCTGGCAGTACTGGCCCCTCTGGGGGCGTTCGAGCTGGGTGACTTGCTGGCACGCGACCGCGCTGACCTCGGTGCGCTGTGGCAAGTGCTGCCATGGCTGCTGGTGTTGTGGACGCCACTGCTCGCCCTGCGCGGCTGGCCGGAAGAGCGCGCCAGTGGTCTGCTGGAATGGCTCTCCGGGCTTGGGCTTGGCCCGTGGCGATTGGCGACAGCGCGGTTGATCAGTGCCAGTGTGCTCGGCTGGCTGGGACTGTTGATGACAGCGCCACTACTGGTGCTGATCCAGTGGCTGGGTACGCCGGATATCGGCTTGCTGGTCAGTGGCTATCTTGGCATGGCCCTGCTGATACTGGCGCTGGCCAGTCTCGGGCAGGCGTTGGCAGTGCGAGCACCCTCGGCGTTGTCGGCCTGGCTGGGCGCGTTGGTGCTGGGATTGGTCCTCATGCTGCCCGGTACGCCAGCCGTGACCCGCCAGCTGGCGCAGCATCTGGCTCCGCACTGGGTGCAGCTGCTGGATTTGATCAGTCTGCCGGCCCACCTGACGCCTTTCAGTGAAGGGCGCCCAACGCTGATGGATGCTGGCTACTTTGTGTTACTGGCCACCGCTGGCCTGGTCTTGCAGGCACGTGGGCTCAAGCAGGAGCGCAGCGCCAGTGGCCGTGCACCTCAATGGCTCGCGACGCTCGCGATTGCATTCTCGATGACGGCAGTGTTGCTGGCATGCCAGCGACTTCCTGCCATGTTCACTGCTGATGGCCAGAACCCTCTGAGCACGGCTCATGATCTAACCGAGACTCATCAGCACAGTTTGAGTCCTGCCAGCCGTTTGCTGCTGTCACGGCTTGATGCGCCGGTCACACTGACCTTTGCCTATAGCGAGCGCTTTGCGACCGACTTGCCGCAGCTACGTGAATTGGCAACGCGTATTCAGACACGCTTGGCAGCATTCGGACGTCAGCCACAGGTACGTCTGCGCCGCCTTGACCCTGCGCCGGACAGTGACGACTTTGCAGACCTTGAGGCGCAAGGCCTGACAGCACTGTCGCTACCGGGCGGTGAGCGGATGCTATTCGGCCTGATGGTGGATGGCCCCCATGCCGAGCGTCGTGCGATTCCTCTGCTCAAGGCAGCTGATATCAATGGGCTGGAAACTCACGTTGCACGCTTGATTCAGGAAGTCTCGCGTACGCATCCGCCTCGACTGGGCGTGATCTCAAGCCTGCCGGTGATGGGCCAGCCCAGCCTTGAGCAAGGACGTGCGCTCGGCAGCTGGGGATTGATGGACCACCTCAACGCTCGTCTGCGTATCGACTGGCTATCAGGTGGTGACGATCCCGCACGGCCGATCAAGGATCAGGATGCACTGTTGGTGATTGCGCCACGCCTGTTGGCAACCGCCACACTTGAGGCGATCAGCGGCTATCTGGACCGCGGAGGGCGGGTATTGATGCTGCTTGATCCACTCCCTGAAATGCTCGATCAACCGGCGCCGGCTTCTTCGGCGCTCGAGGCGTTGTTGGCGCGTGCGGGTGTTCGCTCAGCGGCTGGTCAGGTCGTGGCTGACTCGCAGCTGGTATTGCCGATTGGGTTGATGGATGGCACGCGTGCATTGAACCCGACACTGCTGAACGTGGGTAAGGCACAGCTGTCCGATGCCGCACTCAATCTGAATATCGATCAATTGGTGATGTCGAGTGCTGGCTGGTTGTCACCGCTCTCACCCGCTGAAAAGACTGTTCAGGACATTGAAAAGCGCCCAGTGGGAGAGAAGGAGAAGCGCCCGGAGAGTGGAGGAGAAGGAGAGGGAGAGGGAGAGGATAGCCCGGAGAGTCAGACGTCGACGCCTCCACTGCAGTGGCTGATTCGTGGCACTGACAGCACACGCTTGCTACCGGCTGAGCGTGTCTACGCAAGCCGCATGGACCCACGCCCACTGTCTGGTTTGACAGGCGTCGCGTCAGGCGCGGGTGGCCTTGCGGTTATTGCGCACTGGCCTGATGCCAAGTCGTCAGCGGACGCAGTGAGCGACCATGCGATGAGCGGGCAGCTGCTGATCATCAGTGACGTGGACATGGCCAGTGATCGTTTATGGCGGCGCGAGGCGGCCGATGGCAGCGAGCGTGCACTGAACGCCAACGCGCGCTGGTTGGAAAATGCGATTGACCTGTTCGCTGGTAGCCCCGAGCTGGTAGCGCTGCGCGCACGTGCCCATCAGGTCCGCGAACTGACGCGCCTGCATCAGTTGGCAGACAGTCAATCCGCTGCCGAAACGCGCCTACGCAGTGACTGGCAGGCACGCTTGAGTGCTCTCGGCGAGACGTCAGTGGAAGGCAAGGCAGCTGCGGCAGGAAAACGTGATGCACTGGCTGCGATGCAGAAAGCGTTTGATGACGCGCTTTCACGACAGCAGCGTCAGGCGAGTGCCGAGCGTGACACTTTCGATCGTCAGCTGCGCCAGTGGACGTTGTTGGCATTGCCGCTGGCATTGAGTGTCTTGGGGGGATGGGTCTGCTGGCGTCGTAAACGTCTCAGCCGTCGCCGACCCACCCCTTCTCGTACTCGTCCTTCCAGCACTGATCGTGGAGGTGACGCATGA
- the sixA gene encoding phosphohistidine phosphatase SixA, with product MSVLIMRHGEAQAGSPDASRELSEHGREEARRMGQWLARQLPAERRARLTLVVSPFTRAQQTAQEIASALQLSGEQLTTIQIITPDDPLTPVLDWLQTHVPPRSDMREPRDWLIISHNPLVSSLASALVDGPGSTQLAFATASLAWLDADVWAAGLADLHQFVSPVELS from the coding sequence ATGAGTGTACTCATCATGCGGCACGGCGAAGCCCAGGCAGGCTCGCCAGATGCCAGTCGAGAATTGAGTGAGCACGGTCGCGAAGAAGCGCGACGCATGGGGCAATGGCTTGCCCGTCAGCTACCTGCCGAGCGTCGTGCACGTCTGACGCTGGTGGTCAGTCCTTTCACTCGTGCCCAGCAGACCGCGCAGGAAATTGCCTCGGCCTTGCAACTGTCAGGCGAGCAGCTGACCACGATTCAGATCATTACACCGGATGACCCGCTTACGCCGGTACTCGACTGGCTGCAGACTCATGTGCCCCCGAGATCCGACATGCGTGAGCCGCGTGATTGGCTGATCATCAGTCACAATCCGCTAGTGTCGAGCCTTGCCAGTGCGCTGGTCGATGGCCCGGGGAGCACGCAGCTGGCCTTTGCGACCGCAAGTCTGGCGTGGCTGGATGCCGATGTCTGGGCAGCAGGATTGGCTGATCTGCATCAATTCGTGAGCCCTGTCGAACTGAGTTGA
- a CDS encoding AEC family transporter, with protein sequence MNEMLSLFITTLNTTVPVFAMVFLGLGLKRIGWIDDTFIGTASSLVFKGTMPALVFLSIVRADLDHALRPGMLVYFAVATLVTFLLLWGWAILRVPRAERGVVVQGGFRGNCAIVGLALAANLYGDLGLSMGGILMGVVILSYNILSVVVLSSYLGEGKTSWLGIARGIITNPLILGVLAALPFAGFSWQLPVWLETSGDYFARMTLPLALICIGGTLSMRSLREGRALALKSSLMKMISVPLLATTVAVLLGFRGTELGIMFLFFASPTAAASFVMVRAMGGNDRLAANIIAVSTLMAGITITAGIFVLKLIGLL encoded by the coding sequence ATGAACGAGATGTTGTCGCTGTTCATCACCACCCTCAACACCACCGTGCCGGTGTTCGCGATGGTCTTTCTGGGATTGGGCCTCAAGCGTATCGGTTGGATTGACGATACCTTCATCGGCACCGCCTCCTCACTGGTCTTCAAGGGCACCATGCCGGCGCTGGTATTCCTCTCCATCGTGCGCGCCGATCTCGATCACGCGCTGCGTCCCGGCATGTTGGTCTACTTTGCCGTCGCGACACTTGTCACTTTCCTGCTGCTGTGGGGCTGGGCAATCTTGCGTGTGCCAAGGGCCGAGCGTGGCGTTGTCGTACAGGGAGGCTTTCGAGGCAACTGCGCCATCGTCGGCCTGGCGTTGGCGGCCAACCTCTACGGTGACCTGGGACTGTCGATGGGCGGTATCCTGATGGGCGTCGTCATCCTGTCCTACAACATTCTGTCTGTGGTGGTGCTGTCCAGCTACCTGGGAGAAGGCAAGACCAGCTGGCTCGGGATTGCGCGTGGCATCATCACCAACCCATTGATCCTTGGCGTACTGGCAGCCCTGCCCTTCGCCGGCTTCAGCTGGCAACTCCCGGTATGGCTGGAGACCTCTGGCGACTACTTCGCACGCATGACTCTCCCACTGGCACTGATCTGCATCGGGGGCACGCTGTCGATGCGTTCACTGCGCGAAGGGCGCGCCCTAGCGCTCAAATCCAGCCTGATGAAGATGATCAGCGTGCCCCTGCTGGCAACGACAGTGGCCGTGTTGCTGGGATTCCGAGGGACGGAGCTGGGCATCATGTTCCTGTTCTTCGCTTCTCCGACAGCAGCAGCAAGCTTCGTGATGGTGCGCGCGATGGGTGGCAATGATCGCCTTGCAGCCAACATCATCGCCGTCAGTACCTTGATGGCCGGCATCACCATCACGGCAGGTATCTTCGTGCTGAAACTGATCGGCCTGCTCTGA
- a CDS encoding patatin-like phospholipase family protein, which produces MAKRKTIALALGSGGARGYAHIGVIEEVLARGYDIRAISGCSMGALVGGIYAAGQLDAYRDWVCKLDYFDVLRLVDVTWSPMGAIRARRIMGELEALIGNIRIEDLPIAVTTVATDLIAQKEVWFQSGNLLEAIRASIAVPGVITPVQRDGKVLVDGGLMNPLPITPLVAAHVDLVLAVNATAHSPRNQTLEQMLPPAEAAEEEAREAALEARGGGFNNWLSGIRRSAERMFSAEKDQALEENAPALASPIAGVPLPPGGTTRAQLDALQAQDTLASRTATEAAPVGETLNDALRNALSDVRDGRNERDDRASAQREAFEDTAAEGTPTTSASTRDATFEHPWNAPAAKDEVQGADELNDDSQQAEENAPELAWGKLDMMMRSFDITQATLAKYKIAGYPPDILVEIPKTVCGAYEFHRAEGLIKLGRHLAAEALDRYEKGMDG; this is translated from the coding sequence ATGGCCAAGCGCAAGACAATCGCCCTGGCACTCGGTAGCGGTGGCGCTCGGGGCTATGCCCATATCGGCGTCATCGAAGAAGTGCTGGCGCGCGGCTACGACATTCGCGCTATCTCTGGCTGCTCGATGGGCGCACTGGTCGGCGGTATTTATGCTGCCGGCCAGCTCGATGCCTATCGTGACTGGGTATGTAAACTGGATTATTTCGATGTGCTACGGCTGGTGGATGTCACCTGGAGTCCGATGGGTGCCATTCGTGCTCGCCGGATCATGGGTGAGTTGGAAGCGCTGATCGGCAATATCCGTATCGAGGATTTGCCCATTGCGGTCACGACTGTAGCTACCGATCTGATCGCGCAGAAGGAAGTGTGGTTTCAGAGCGGCAACCTGCTTGAAGCGATTCGCGCCTCCATTGCGGTGCCAGGTGTCATCACGCCGGTGCAGCGTGATGGCAAGGTGCTGGTGGATGGCGGCTTGATGAATCCGCTGCCTATCACACCGCTGGTCGCCGCGCATGTTGACCTGGTGCTGGCAGTAAACGCCACGGCACATTCGCCGCGTAATCAGACGCTGGAGCAGATGCTGCCACCGGCAGAGGCCGCCGAAGAGGAAGCCCGGGAAGCCGCGCTGGAAGCGCGTGGTGGTGGCTTCAATAATTGGCTGAGCGGTATTCGTCGCAGCGCTGAGCGCATGTTCAGCGCTGAGAAAGATCAGGCACTGGAAGAGAATGCACCGGCACTCGCCAGTCCTATTGCGGGTGTGCCGCTTCCGCCGGGCGGTACCACGCGTGCGCAACTTGATGCCCTGCAGGCGCAAGACACGCTAGCCTCGCGTACGGCGACAGAGGCAGCCCCTGTCGGTGAGACGCTCAATGATGCGTTGCGTAATGCCTTGAGCGATGTACGGGACGGACGAAATGAGCGTGATGATCGGGCCAGTGCTCAGCGTGAAGCATTCGAAGATACCGCCGCAGAAGGCACGCCGACAACGAGCGCATCGACAAGGGATGCGACGTTTGAACATCCATGGAATGCACCCGCAGCCAAGGATGAGGTGCAGGGAGCTGATGAGCTGAACGATGATTCGCAGCAGGCTGAGGAAAATGCGCCAGAACTGGCGTGGGGCAAGCTGGATATGATGATGCGTTCCTTCGACATCACCCAGGCAACGCTGGCCAAGTACAAGATTGCCGGGTATCCGCCCGATATTCTGGTCGAGATTCCCAAGACAGTTTGCGGTGCCTACGAGTTTCATCGTGCCGAAGGCTTGATCAAGCTTGGGCGACATCTCGCCGCTGAGGCGCTGGATCGCTACGAGAAGGGCATGGATGGTTAG
- a CDS encoding alpha/beta fold hydrolase yields the protein MSPLALSLARRGGGTIAALEWRPPQSEGAGCHASPPTWLALHGWLDNAASFSRLAPLLCAGLGIRIVAIDMVGHGHSSPQGPEGDYAVWDYCHDVVEALEALRMMGREEGPVTVLAHSLGAAVAGQVAAALPEYVSRLVLVDGIGALSTPASEVVTQLRRGLLARHARPVSRATRRAHYQSIEDAVAARVAGGVTPIDAETARPVVERNLEELEGGGWRLRSDRRLLRPSLMRYTPEQVLALLASLQQPVLLVEGEQGILKERPEAQLARAAVNGLERRVLPGGHHLHLEPAHVAAVADNIIAWVSLS from the coding sequence ATGAGCCCGTTGGCGTTGAGCCTTGCCCGTCGTGGCGGCGGCACTATCGCGGCACTGGAATGGAGGCCTCCTCAGTCTGAGGGAGCAGGGTGTCACGCTAGCCCGCCGACCTGGCTTGCGTTGCATGGTTGGCTGGACAATGCGGCCAGTTTCAGCCGTCTGGCACCGCTGCTGTGCGCGGGACTGGGCATCCGTATCGTCGCGATCGACATGGTGGGGCATGGTCATTCCAGCCCACAGGGGCCGGAGGGTGACTATGCCGTCTGGGACTACTGCCACGACGTGGTCGAGGCGCTGGAAGCCCTGCGTATGATGGGGAGAGAAGAAGGGCCGGTGACGGTGCTGGCGCATTCACTTGGCGCAGCAGTGGCAGGACAGGTGGCGGCGGCACTGCCCGAGTACGTGAGTCGACTGGTGCTGGTTGATGGCATCGGTGCGCTGTCCACACCGGCGTCAGAGGTGGTGACGCAGCTTCGGCGCGGTTTGCTGGCTCGTCATGCACGCCCCGTCAGTCGCGCCACTCGCCGTGCGCATTACCAAAGCATTGAAGACGCCGTGGCGGCACGCGTCGCGGGGGGGGTGACGCCGATTGATGCCGAGACAGCGCGGCCAGTCGTCGAGCGTAACCTGGAGGAACTTGAGGGCGGCGGCTGGCGTCTCAGAAGTGATCGTCGCCTCCTGCGGCCTTCGCTGATGCGCTACACGCCAGAGCAGGTGCTGGCATTGCTCGCATCATTGCAGCAACCGGTACTGCTGGTGGAAGGCGAGCAAGGTATTCTCAAGGAGCGGCCCGAGGCGCAGCTGGCTCGCGCCGCCGTCAACGGGCTTGAGCGCCGTGTACTGCCGGGTGGGCATCACCTTCATCTGGAGCCAGCGCACGTGGCAGCGGTTGCAGACAATATTATCGCGTGGGTTTCGCTCAGTTAA
- a CDS encoding transporter substrate-binding domain-containing protein has protein sequence MTLATPLRAARHITSITTVTSAAFLLAFSVTPAHASDALADSTLASVQKSQVLKVCTTGDYAPFSHREDNGEFEGIDIDMAGALANSLGASVETVPTSWPTLMDDFTSGKCDIAMSGISVKLDRQALAYFSLPYQTGGKTPIVRCDDIKKYQTVEQINRPEVRITVNPGGTNERFADEFLSDATRVAHNDNRTIFDNIIEGRADVMVTDAIETQLQASRHPELCSVHPEAPFTFSQKGYLLPMGDNIWKAYVDQWLTQMQGTGEQAAIFDKWIKG, from the coding sequence ATGACACTTGCGACACCACTTCGCGCTGCACGCCATATCACTTCGATTACCACTGTTACCTCTGCCGCATTCTTGCTGGCGTTTTCTGTCACACCTGCCCATGCCAGCGATGCACTCGCCGACAGCACATTGGCTAGCGTACAGAAAAGCCAGGTACTGAAAGTCTGTACGACGGGTGACTACGCGCCTTTCAGTCATCGTGAAGATAATGGCGAGTTTGAAGGCATCGATATCGACATGGCGGGGGCACTGGCCAACAGCCTCGGTGCCAGCGTCGAAACCGTGCCGACCAGTTGGCCAACGCTGATGGATGACTTCACTTCCGGCAAGTGCGACATCGCCATGTCTGGCATCTCGGTCAAGCTTGATCGTCAGGCGCTGGCCTATTTCAGCCTGCCCTACCAGACCGGTGGCAAGACGCCCATCGTGCGCTGTGACGATATCAAGAAGTACCAGACCGTCGAACAGATCAATCGCCCTGAGGTGCGTATCACCGTCAATCCGGGTGGCACCAATGAGCGCTTCGCTGATGAATTCCTGAGCGATGCCACTCGTGTGGCCCACAACGACAACCGCACCATCTTCGACAACATCATCGAAGGCCGCGCCGATGTCATGGTGACCGATGCCATCGAGACGCAGCTGCAAGCCAGCCGCCATCCCGAGCTATGCAGCGTGCATCCGGAAGCCCCCTTCACCTTCTCCCAGAAGGGCTATCTGTTGCCGATGGGCGATAACATCTGGAAAGCCTATGTCGATCAGTGGCTGACCCAGATGCAGGGCACCGGTGAACAGGCCGCGATCTTCGACAAGTGGATCAAGGGCTGA
- a CDS encoding alpha/beta fold hydrolase gives MTVSPTPASTAVGRFTQLSSAGEQGPDDVAAGTERPLLAFAHANGFTGACYTSLLAPLAAQCDLLPVDRLAHDPAYPVGRNLTALRDEWLACLDSALGPVVANATRKVIGVGHSLGGVLNYMAALKQPERFHCVILLDPPLMLGRDAMGLKIAKRFGFIDRVTPAGRTRGRRARWDSRQAMHDYLRRRSLFSRFTPEALDDYIDHATHRHDDGSLSLSFDTRHEVDIFRHLSDHLTGSPARLAVPALILAGEQSDLLTAPRQARLRRAGLEVRTVPGGHMYPFEHPDETRAALLAAIEQLMPQVPA, from the coding sequence ATGACCGTATCACCCACTCCCGCCTCCACTGCGGTGGGTCGGTTCACCCAGCTTTCAAGTGCTGGTGAGCAGGGCCCTGACGACGTTGCGGCAGGTACCGAGCGTCCACTGTTGGCCTTTGCGCATGCCAATGGTTTTACGGGCGCTTGCTATACCAGTCTGCTGGCACCGCTGGCGGCACAGTGTGATCTGCTACCGGTAGATAGGTTGGCGCATGACCCAGCCTATCCGGTCGGGCGTAACCTGACGGCGCTGCGTGATGAGTGGCTGGCCTGCCTCGATTCCGCACTGGGGCCGGTGGTTGCCAACGCTACTCGCAAGGTGATTGGTGTCGGTCACTCGCTGGGCGGCGTGCTTAACTACATGGCTGCCCTCAAACAGCCTGAGCGCTTCCACTGCGTCATTCTGCTTGATCCTCCGCTGATGTTGGGCCGCGATGCAATGGGTCTCAAGATCGCCAAACGCTTCGGTTTCATTGATCGTGTGACGCCCGCAGGTCGCACCCGTGGGCGGCGTGCACGCTGGGATTCACGCCAGGCGATGCATGACTATCTGCGTCGTCGCTCGCTGTTCTCACGCTTTACGCCTGAAGCGCTGGATGACTACATTGACCACGCCACGCATCGTCACGATGATGGCAGTCTGTCGTTGAGCTTCGATACCCGTCATGAGGTGGATATCTTTCGTCATCTGAGTGATCACTTGACCGGCTCACCGGCTCGGCTGGCGGTACCGGCACTGATTCTGGCCGGTGAGCAGTCTGATTTGTTGACTGCGCCACGTCAGGCGCGTCTGCGCCGTGCCGGCCTTGAGGTGCGCACCGTTCCTGGTGGCCATATGTACCCCTTTGAGCACCCCGATGAGACGCGTGCTGCCTTGCTGGCCGCGATTGAGCAACTGATGCCACAGGTGCCGGCATGA
- a CDS encoding ABC transporter ATP-binding protein, producing MQDPHATRALSLPSSPLLACRDLGRQFGEHSAVSGLSFQATRGEVIGLLGPNGAGKTTSLRMLAGTLAASQGELALDGEAFDARASQRQLNRLKRRIGYLPEGAPLWPQLTVRETLDCVAGLHGLSRKIRNIRLPALMDRLDIAPFANQLCAVLSKGYRRRLSLAMALTHDPDILLLDEPTDGLDPLQKDSVRAFIRELGRERLILVSTHLLEEVPRICDRVLVMANGRLGFDDTPAALAAISLGEGGLEGSRDGDGAGFGATSSLPVWRLVLGRVLNDRELASVTRLPGVAAITPLTQTHSQEPVSPVDTLSCTLRLTGRAGQDPRPALARWCSHMGVKFEECVRERGDIETAFRLLVTRMAREQEQGGGS from the coding sequence TTGCAGGACCCACACGCGACACGCGCTTTATCTCTACCCAGCTCGCCCCTGTTGGCCTGTCGGGATCTCGGGCGCCAGTTTGGCGAACACTCGGCGGTCTCCGGTCTCTCGTTTCAGGCCACGCGCGGCGAAGTGATTGGATTGCTCGGCCCTAACGGTGCAGGCAAGACCACCAGCTTGCGCATGCTGGCGGGCACGCTAGCCGCGAGCCAGGGAGAGCTGGCGCTGGATGGCGAAGCTTTCGATGCGCGTGCGAGCCAGCGTCAGCTCAATCGATTGAAGCGGCGTATTGGTTACCTGCCTGAGGGGGCTCCGCTGTGGCCACAATTGACCGTGCGCGAAACATTGGATTGCGTCGCGGGCTTGCATGGGTTATCTCGCAAGATACGTAATATTCGTCTTCCAGCATTGATGGATCGTCTCGATATCGCGCCCTTCGCCAATCAGTTGTGCGCCGTGTTATCCAAAGGCTATCGACGTCGTCTGTCGCTTGCGATGGCGCTGACCCATGACCCCGACATCTTGCTGCTGGATGAGCCGACCGATGGACTGGATCCGCTTCAGAAGGATAGCGTGCGTGCCTTCATTCGTGAGCTGGGTCGCGAGCGCTTGATCCTTGTCTCCACTCACCTGTTGGAAGAGGTGCCGCGTATCTGTGATCGTGTATTGGTGATGGCCAATGGTCGATTGGGATTTGATGACACACCGGCGGCACTGGCGGCCATCTCACTTGGTGAAGGGGGGCTCGAAGGCAGTCGAGACGGTGATGGTGCAGGCTTCGGCGCCACATCCAGCTTGCCAGTGTGGCGCCTTGTGCTGGGCCGCGTGCTGAATGATCGCGAGCTTGCCAGTGTGACCCGCCTGCCGGGTGTCGCTGCGATTACCCCGCTGACCCAAACACACTCTCAGGAGCCGGTATCACCAGTCGATACGCTGTCTTGTACCTTGCGCCTGACCGGGCGTGCCGGGCAGGACCCGCGTCCGGCATTGGCACGCTGGTGTAGCCATATGGGCGTGAAGTTTGAGGAGTGCGTACGTGAGCGCGGCGATATCGAGACAGCCTTCCGCCTATTGGTGACACGCATGGCGCGTGAGCAAGAGCAGGGGGGGGGATCATGA
- a CDS encoding DUF4340 domain-containing protein produces the protein MSGLNRVGWSLATVVSLLAVGVLTLGPRTLGLGDVGAWSGNEGDALSERVAETPLDTALSALPMISRSAREASEIRIERVDGQTQRQQAWLTLARDTQGHWNITSLANWPARQDKLKTLLDALAEAQLRARKPSTDKTLIALGLDDGAPILAIVSGTGEMRLQLGDKPDAAPASNGAGVAEPLAGRYVRWLSAVDAPVLELSRDIGLPDWRGGLATAHVMNLEALRPASVSRMEISLAARGATGMTAITRGLAPDSAAADALLTALSPLKQNDLRLRSDDDDWQATVTLGLHWPQQQRQDQQLTLAIEAGSKPWARLTLTGSGWPAPLAKRLGAVEIQVNGALREQLIALVAVVEPPEEASMALSDAAIAAALGVVAATLPVSSTLPVVDTVLSGDEREVKKAGVKE, from the coding sequence ATGAGTGGCCTCAATCGAGTGGGCTGGTCGCTGGCGACAGTGGTATCGCTATTGGCGGTTGGCGTATTGACGCTTGGGCCGCGCACCTTGGGTCTTGGTGATGTGGGTGCCTGGTCAGGTAATGAGGGAGATGCGCTGTCTGAGCGTGTGGCTGAGACGCCGCTCGACACTGCACTCAGCGCGCTACCGATGATCTCGCGTAGTGCACGTGAGGCGAGTGAAATTCGTATTGAACGGGTCGATGGTCAGACACAGCGTCAGCAAGCCTGGCTGACCCTTGCGCGTGATACGCAAGGTCACTGGAACATCACCTCATTGGCCAACTGGCCTGCACGTCAAGATAAGCTGAAGACACTGCTTGATGCGCTAGCCGAGGCGCAGTTGCGGGCGCGCAAGCCAAGCACTGACAAGACATTGATAGCGCTCGGCCTTGATGATGGCGCGCCAATACTGGCAATTGTCAGCGGCACGGGCGAGATGCGCCTCCAGCTGGGTGATAAGCCTGATGCTGCCCCTGCATCGAATGGTGCCGGTGTGGCTGAGCCGCTGGCAGGCCGTTATGTGCGTTGGTTGTCAGCAGTTGATGCGCCAGTGCTGGAGCTATCACGCGATATCGGGCTGCCGGACTGGCGCGGCGGGCTGGCTACGGCACACGTGATGAATCTCGAGGCTCTGCGCCCAGCGTCAGTGAGCCGCATGGAAATCTCGCTCGCTGCCCGAGGGGCTACTGGCATGACCGCAATAACCCGTGGGCTTGCCCCTGATAGTGCAGCAGCAGATGCACTGCTGACCGCCTTGTCACCACTGAAACAGAACGATCTACGTCTACGGTCTGATGATGACGACTGGCAAGCGACTGTGACGCTTGGGCTGCATTGGCCACAGCAGCAGAGACAGGATCAGCAGCTGACGCTCGCCATCGAAGCCGGCAGCAAGCCCTGGGCGCGCCTGACGCTGACCGGTTCTGGTTGGCCGGCTCCACTTGCCAAGCGGCTAGGTGCTGTCGAGATACAGGTCAATGGCGCCCTGCGTGAGCAGTTGATCGCGCTGGTAGCGGTGGTAGAGCCGCCAGAGGAGGCCAGCATGGCGCTCTCTGATGCTGCCATTGCTGCTGCTCTTGGCGTTGTTGCTGCTACCTTGCCTGTTTCTTCCACCTTGCCTGTGGTCGATACCGTACTGAGCGGTGATGAGAGAGAAGTCAAAAAGGCAGGGGTGAAAGAGTAA